The genomic stretch AATTAAATTGCCCTCTCTACAAATATTTTTTGCAGTTTCTAAATCTCCACTGTAACAGTGAAACATAATATCAACTTTATCTTTAGCTATATCAAATATCTTCCTCTCAAAACCTCTTGCATGAACTACAATTGGTTTGTCAAGCTCTTCTGCTAATGATAAAAATTTTTTAAATATCTCTTCTTGCCTTTCATAGTTTTCATCTTTAATATCCATCCCAATCTCTCCAACAGCTAAAATCTCATTCTCATTATTTCTAATTAAATTATAAACTTTATTTATTATTTTATTATCTGCCTTAACCCTTGAAGGATGATAACCTAAAGTTAAATAAATATTATATTTTTTCTTAAATTTTAATGCTCTTAAACATCCTCCTAAG from Methanocaldococcus lauensis encodes the following:
- a CDS encoding TatD family hydrolase yields the protein MFYVDAHCHIEDKNFNKNRDEVIERAKKENVKIVTSGASLGGCLRALKFKKKYNIYLTLGYHPSRVKADNKIINKVYNLIRNNENEILAVGEIGMDIKDENYERQEEIFKKFLSLAEELDKPIVVHARGFERKIFDIAKDKVDIMFHCYSGDLETAKNICREGNLISISTLLCFSEHHKKLVENLDIDYLITETDSPYLSPIKGAKNEPKNVKLVVEEIGKIKEMDVDEVKKVIYKNACKFFKRRL